One Cardinium endosymbiont cEper1 of Encarsia pergandiella genomic region harbors:
- a CDS encoding ribosome maturation factor RimM, protein MSLYPIELFYEAIQKEEYFQIGTFKKPIGKDGGLVAYFVAHNPAELAKLPALFVEMDNEKVPYTIKNITYKAGKAIIHLDLISSKTEAYALRNLSLFLPIALQPKWQQAMLPYSLVGAVVEDIALGPLGSIQSIYRMRDQYMMGVDHPKKELLIPYSTPFLINVNTAAKKVTVALPAGYLEAML, encoded by the coding sequence ATGTCCTTATACCCTATAGAGCTGTTTTATGAAGCCATTCAAAAAGAAGAGTATTTCCAAATTGGGACCTTTAAAAAGCCCATTGGAAAGGATGGCGGTTTAGTAGCCTATTTTGTTGCCCATAACCCAGCTGAACTAGCTAAACTACCCGCTCTTTTTGTAGAGATGGATAACGAAAAGGTACCTTATACCATTAAAAATATTACCTATAAAGCGGGTAAAGCGATTATACACTTGGATCTTATCTCATCTAAAACGGAGGCCTATGCACTTCGCAATCTATCCCTGTTTCTTCCGATAGCGCTTCAACCGAAATGGCAGCAGGCTATGCTGCCTTATAGTTTGGTAGGGGCGGTAGTAGAAGATATTGCCTTAGGTCCGCTGGGCAGCATACAATCTATCTATCGCATGCGGGATCAATATATGATGGGCGTTGACCATCCTAAAAAAGAGTTATTGATCCCCTATTCTACACCATTTCTAATAAACGTTAATACAGCAGCAAAAAAAGTTACCGTAGCACTCCCAGCGGGTTACTTAGAGGCCATGCTATAA